From the genome of Astyanax mexicanus isolate ESR-SI-001 chromosome 3, AstMex3_surface, whole genome shotgun sequence:
TGCTACGACGATAAAATGCAATGATAaagaaatgatttaaaaaaaatcgacATAGAATAAAGGAAAACTTTTAAAGTTAACATGTGAAACAAATTTTGCAGTCAAGCACttagcaaaaaaacaaataaacgcaAGATTAAAAGATAAATTGAAATGAGTGTGAATGGCAGATTATCTAAATGTTAATATAACTTTAAAGTTAGCTTATCTTCGGACGACAGAAGAGGTGTAATCTGATCGCTAATTCCTGGAAATCCTCCAAGTTGGCACGTATTCGAGGTGGGACTCGGGTGTGCCGACTTTGGGTCGTGGTATAAATGGGCGATTCTTCCTGGAGGTTTTTACAGAAGTTCCTCCAAACCACTCTGTAACCATGAGCCTCTCTGCCAAGGACAAGGACGCCATCAAGGCCTTCTGGGCTAAGGTCGCCCCTAAAGCTGAAGATATCGGCGCCGATGCTCTGGCTAGGTAGGTTCTAGATTCCTCCATCTCTTCTCTCTGGTTCTTCTACACGTTACTGTCTCTTCACTGCTGAGGGTGACCTCTGGATGTGTCCACACAGGATGCTGGTCGTCTACCCGCAGACCAAGACCTACTTCTCCCACTGGCAGGACCTGAGCCCCGGCTCCGCCCCTGTGAGGAAGCACGGGAAAACGGTGATGTCTGGCGTGGCGGAGGCCGTCAGCAAAATCGACGACCTGACCAACGGTCTGCTCACCCTCAGCGAGCTGCACGCTTTCCAGCTGCGTGTTGATCCCGCCAACTTCAAGGTAGGTCCGGTTCCTCCCGGTTCCTCCCATTGCTGCATTCTTCCTCTGCCTGCAGTGCTCTAATCAGAACCTTGTTTTCTGTAGATCCTGTCCCACAACCTGCTCGTGGTTCTGGCCATCCAGTTCCCCAGCGACTTCACTCCTGAGGTGCACGTGGCCATGGACAAGTTCCTCTCTGCGGTGGCCCTGGCTCTCTCTGAGAAGTACCGATAAGCAGCCCAACTCTGTTTGTTTGGACGGGCAGTCTGTCTTAATTCATAAGATCAAATAAATGGCTGTGAATCATCTGAAATTATCGTGTTTGTCTGTTATTTTAATCTGCATTAACGTCTGTTTTATATGTACGTTTTAAGAACTTACAACATATTTTAAGACGAAGATTTAAAGATGTAAAAACCCATAACACGCATTAAAAAAAGGCAATATAATTAACCTTCTTGTcatttttaaaagtttgaagatctaggaaaaagagttaaaagtatttttctcaGTATAAACCTTTATCTGCTTGCGTTAATTAGCGTAACCAATATATCAtcccctgcaataaacaaaacaaaatcgcATTGTTTTGTTTCAGTGTTATGTAGACCTATTATatctaatatgttggtctttcaaaagtagtgaagtagtgaagcattaaaaaaaaatgtggcaaaACGAGTGATTATcataattgaaccattacctgttggAGGTAGAGAACACAATTGCATTAAatattgttagtttattttagtaataaaatattcacattgcttgttaggattttttgaataattattattctggataattattattttggatattaattggataattaaacatgcatcgggtcaaactgacccagaacaccattgctgttcctgaacataacaggagggttaaatcgCATTCTTTACTCTTGCAGTtcactttaaatatattattaatgcattatttaaCAACTTTCATAAGACTTTTATTAATTTGTCTATTCTCTTATCAAACGTTCTTTTTGGAACCACAGTAGAAAACTCTCTTAAGCTATCTTAATTAATTTGGTGTTACACTAAGCAATAAATACTTTTCCGATCAATGATTTCCTATAGCTTTTGCTTCTTATCTGTAGAATTCTTTTAAATATCAAATGGTTACTGATACATTGCCACAACCAAGGTTTGTGTAAATCATTTAACATTTGAACTTGTGTGTTGATCTATTCCATAATTTCTCTAAGTTCAATTATGACCCACTTTTAGTGAACATTTTTCAgatagaataaaaaaagtaacaaataaatacacaaataaataaaacatgacacCTTTTcttattttgaaattattttaattaacataACACAAACGGATCACAAACAATAACACGCGCTCATTAAATAATATCTACAGACAGTTTGCAGCAGTTAAGTTACAATACCAAGAGATTTTATATTTTGAAAATACTAACGATCAActagaaaattcacaaaaatgcCAGGGCCTACACATTACGGTAttttggatttagttttgaccctggatGTTGATATAGATAATATTTAGCAAATCTCTAATACGAAGCACGCAATAGCCCCATTCACAACCTGACACTTTATTACTTTTCTGAAAAACTCCCTGATTTATCCACCACACTGAGTTGAACCCAATAGACACTAATTGACAAAAAAAGCTCGCCCCTTGGTAACGATCAAACTCATAGCATAAAATGTTTGATACGGGATTTTGAGCGGAAGTACCAGGCCAAGCAATGCCTTGTCCCTGTATTTCTAAAGAGCTAGACTGTTGCAACACAAAATTATCAAGATGTTACACAGAAAGGGTCCCTACTAATACCGACCATATGAGCAGGATGACAGGGTGTTAATAGTTCCCAGAATTCTGATAACTTCGGTAGGTGGAAGAGCCTTTGAGTTTAGTTGTGACTTAAGTTTGGTTTCTTGCAAGCTGTAAATGTTTACAGAGCTGTCTTCTGTTTGTACATGTTAAGCATGACATTTCCTTTGGTATATTTCTTTTGAGGCATTTTCCCCACTCGTTTTCCTGTCTCTTCTTTAGAGTGGAGAAAAGACATTGGACTGGTTTGGGAGTTTGAATCCCAGACTGTTCTTTTTTCATCAGTTGCACAGTCATATACTTTATtgctaaatatattttctatttaatttttctattctattttcacACAGTCtctttattattgaatcattaactgaggcaagtgagacctgcagttctttagctGGCATTCTGAGCTCAGATGTTGAACTTAGCGTTCCAAAAAATATGGTGTATCACTGTTAATTTAATCTGGTTGGGGTGCTAATACAGTTTTTTTACATAGAGCCAAGTTGGTTTTGatagtttttttaaattaataaattcttAACTTCAGTTAAGAAAtcctttttgtatttactcaggttttgtttgtctgatattaaagtttgtttgataatgtgaAAGATGTAAGTAtaatataatagcaaaataaaGGAAATATAGGGTGTAACTTCCTCTCAAGTCGAAATCACGAATCAAATGGTTCTTTACGTTACGGGCTTTAATCACACAAAGAGCATGATAACATGCCGTGAGAACTGTTgacatacagacaaaaaaaagaaagaaataaatgcaAATTATTTCCACGTAAAGACATCAAAGGAACAACGCGACCATACTTTTACATGACTCAGCAGAATTTGTCACGTTACATCTTTACAGTCTTACAAACATAACAGTAACAAGAACACAGATGTACCTCATAGGCCGCTTTCCCttgagagaaaattagaaatctTCATTCCTTCAATGCACTATGCACTTTATCCAGACTCCTTTTATCATTGCTGATCTCAAACAGAGAAGTCAGCGAGGTGTCTGCCTGCTAGCTTGGTCCTGAGTGTCACGTAGCGACTCTCAAAAGTAACACCCCAGCAACCTGCAGCAGCAAACTTTGGTTCCTCCCTTAATGAAGTCTTATTTCCCCATATCAAAACAAACAATATAcatgaaatatatgaaattatgCTTTACTATTAAACTATTGTgactataaatgtatatatttatgaacTCTATATTTTTAACCTAATATTTAttaatctgttatttatttacttcGATGGCAATTACACTCCCACCAAATCACTTgtgattttactcaaacctacATACTATGCTAGCACTAGATGATAAGGCACATCGTCTGAAAATGTGGCAGCATCACTCTGCTTCAATCAGAGTGACCATCTTATGGATGGGTCTCTCCAAGTACACTGGCTTCCCAATGCGTTTCCCTTCTTTGTCCAAAGTTGAATCACTGATCAGCAGTTGCAGTTTCCTTACGCAACCATCTTCTGCAGGATAGACCGTTGTGACCCTTGCCAATTTCCACTCAGTTCTTGGGGCAGCGTCATCTTGCACGATCACTATATCATTGACCTTGGCGTTCCTTCGCTTTCGTTGCCATTTCTGACGTGGTTGTAAGTTCAGCAGATATTCCTTGCACCATCTGGACCAAAACTCATTGGCTAAGTATTGGACCTTGCGCCACCTCTTCCGAAGATAGAGGTCTTCTCTTTCAAACTTTCCAGGTGGTGGAAGAATAACGGAGGACTTCATTGTCAGTATATGATTAGGTGAAAGAGGCTGCGGTCCCGTAGGATCATTCAGTAAGTGAGCTGTTAATGGTCGACTGTTAATGATTGCCATTACTTCATAGAAGTATGTCCTCAATGATGCAGTATCGAGACGATTGGAGGACTGATCCAAGATAGACGTAAGCACACTTCTTATTGTCCGAATTTGCCTTTCCCAGGCACCGCCCATGTGGCTTGCTGATGGCGGATTCATGACAGACTCAGCCCAGTATCTTAAGGCGTTCTTGATCCATCTCCTTCAAGGCCTCTGCAAACTCGCGCCTGGCACCGACGAAATTGGTGCCTT
Proteins encoded in this window:
- the LOC103028094 gene encoding hemoglobin embryonic subunit alpha encodes the protein MSLSAKDKDAIKAFWAKVAPKAEDIGADALARMLVVYPQTKTYFSHWQDLSPGSAPVRKHGKTVMSGVAEAVSKIDDLTNGLLTLSELHAFQLRVDPANFKILSHNLLVVLAIQFPSDFTPEVHVAMDKFLSAVALALSEKYR